The proteins below are encoded in one region of Sporosarcina sp. FSL K6-1508:
- a CDS encoding phage terminase large subunit gives MSNKPYKVMVDLIDVYWDDPVAFAEDILSFHPDVWQRDVLNDLAGNPFVSVRSGQGVGKTSVEAVAVIWYLCCRPNSKIVCTAPTRQQLNDVLWAEIAKWMESSLVKNFLKWTKTKVYMAGNEERWFATARTATKPENMQGFHEDYMLFVVDEASGVADNIMEAILGTLSGAENKLLMCGNPTRTSGVFYDSHHRDRGDYKVHKVSSWDSSRASKENIERLIRRYGEDSDVVRVRVYGDFPKSEPDTFIHLEKVEAATMREVYGEEYGFAIPEDAPLEIGVDVARFGDDQTVICPRIGHFVPYLKTYSKQDTMVTAGNALMLAKALMLEYGRPSCVIKIDDDGVGGGVTDRLREVVYEEGLHIDVIDCHNGGRAIDSDHYENWGTESWATIRDYLHDGEIQLPDDEDLVGQLSTRKYRITSKGKIHLESKDDMKKRGLRSPDRADAVVLAFAKTGKEALDDDVAALLRGVRVHG, from the coding sequence ATGAGTAATAAGCCGTATAAAGTCATGGTTGACCTGATTGACGTGTACTGGGATGATCCTGTGGCTTTTGCCGAGGATATTTTAAGCTTCCACCCTGACGTTTGGCAGCGGGATGTATTAAATGATTTAGCGGGCAACCCTTTTGTGTCTGTCCGGTCCGGCCAAGGTGTCGGGAAGACAAGCGTTGAAGCGGTGGCCGTTATTTGGTACTTGTGCTGCAGGCCGAATTCAAAGATCGTTTGTACTGCCCCGACTAGGCAGCAGCTGAATGACGTTCTTTGGGCGGAAATCGCCAAGTGGATGGAGTCCTCTCTTGTAAAAAACTTTTTAAAGTGGACCAAGACGAAGGTGTACATGGCTGGCAACGAAGAGCGTTGGTTTGCCACTGCCCGGACGGCTACTAAACCCGAAAATATGCAGGGGTTTCATGAAGACTACATGTTATTTGTTGTTGACGAGGCTTCAGGCGTTGCAGATAACATCATGGAGGCGATCCTCGGAACGCTTTCAGGCGCGGAAAATAAGCTGTTGATGTGCGGCAACCCGACGAGAACGAGCGGCGTTTTTTATGATTCCCACCACCGGGATCGAGGGGATTATAAGGTCCATAAAGTGAGCAGTTGGGACAGTTCCAGGGCGAGCAAGGAAAACATCGAGCGCCTCATCCGCAGATACGGAGAAGATAGCGACGTTGTCCGTGTCCGTGTCTATGGTGATTTCCCTAAAAGTGAGCCTGATACATTTATCCACCTGGAAAAAGTAGAGGCGGCCACAATGCGGGAAGTTTACGGAGAAGAGTACGGCTTTGCGATCCCGGAAGACGCCCCGCTTGAAATCGGAGTGGACGTTGCACGGTTCGGGGATGACCAGACTGTCATATGCCCTCGGATCGGTCATTTTGTTCCTTACCTAAAAACCTACAGCAAGCAAGACACGATGGTTACGGCTGGTAATGCGCTTATGTTGGCAAAGGCCTTAATGTTAGAATACGGCCGTCCTTCCTGCGTTATAAAAATTGACGACGACGGAGTGGGCGGCGGCGTGACTGACAGGCTGCGCGAAGTGGTGTATGAAGAGGGCTTGCATATTGATGTTATTGACTGCCACAACGGCGGGAGGGCCATTGACTCAGACCATTATGAAAACTGGGGCACTGAGTCCTGGGCGACCATTCGTGATTATTTGCACGACGGCGAGATCCAGCTGCCTGATGATGAAGATCTAGTCGGCCAGCTGTCTACTAGGAAATACCGAATTACTTCTAAGGGTAAAATACACCTGGAAAGCAAAGATGATATGAAGAAAAGAGGCTTGCGTTCACCCGATAGGGCGGATGCGGTCGTTTTGGCGTTTGCTAAGACAGGAAAAGAGGCGCTTGACGATGATGTTGCGGCGCTGTTAAGAGGAGTGAGGGTTCATGGCTGA
- a CDS encoding site-specific DNA-methyltransferase, with amino-acid sequence MLIKKMKLSDLKPAPYNPRVDLQPGDPEYEQLKRSVLEFGLVETIVFNQRTGYVVGGHQRLKVLEELGYEELDVSVVDLSDDQEKALNVALNKISGDWDVLKLKDLLDELGDSGYDVALTGFESGELEEMLDSLPQDTELNDPVEEDNFDVEQALEDIKEPETKHGDVWKLGRHLLVCGDATKISDIDKLMGEDKADLVITDPPYNVAIKSDSAELNESGRGLIMNDDMSDADFDIFLDEVFRSYAHLMSDAAGIYVFHGSSYQREFQNAMNANGLEIRQQCIWVKNAPAFGWSQYRWQHEPCFYAFKKGKAPSWYGGRTQSTVWRAGLLEDVPEPSTVWEVSRGNINNYVHPTQKPLELIAIPLVNSSKKGDIVVDLFGGSGSTLMTCEQTDRECRTLELDPVFCDVIKRRFYESAGIEPVLVNG; translated from the coding sequence ATGCTGATAAAGAAAATGAAATTGTCTGACCTGAAGCCAGCTCCATATAACCCGCGGGTCGATCTGCAACCAGGGGATCCTGAATATGAGCAATTAAAAAGATCCGTCTTGGAGTTCGGCCTGGTAGAGACGATCGTTTTCAATCAAAGGACCGGATATGTAGTAGGCGGCCATCAGCGGCTGAAGGTTCTGGAAGAATTGGGATACGAAGAACTCGATGTGTCCGTTGTCGATTTATCCGATGATCAGGAAAAGGCGCTCAATGTGGCCTTGAATAAAATATCAGGGGATTGGGATGTTCTGAAGCTCAAAGATTTACTGGATGAGCTAGGCGACAGTGGCTATGATGTAGCGCTAACTGGTTTCGAGTCCGGCGAGTTAGAGGAAATGCTTGACTCTTTGCCGCAAGATACCGAATTAAACGATCCTGTCGAAGAGGATAACTTCGATGTGGAGCAAGCGCTGGAAGATATTAAGGAACCCGAGACGAAGCACGGCGATGTCTGGAAGCTCGGCCGTCATCTGCTCGTTTGTGGTGATGCTACAAAAATAAGCGATATTGATAAATTGATGGGTGAAGATAAAGCAGATCTCGTCATTACAGATCCCCCATATAATGTGGCCATAAAAAGTGACTCAGCAGAACTGAATGAGTCAGGCCGCGGCTTAATCATGAATGATGATATGTCGGATGCGGACTTTGACATCTTCCTGGATGAAGTCTTCAGGAGCTACGCTCATTTAATGAGTGATGCTGCCGGTATTTATGTGTTCCACGGATCCTCTTATCAAAGAGAATTCCAGAATGCGATGAACGCCAACGGATTGGAAATCAGGCAACAGTGCATATGGGTGAAGAATGCGCCTGCCTTTGGTTGGTCTCAGTATAGGTGGCAGCATGAACCGTGTTTCTATGCATTTAAGAAAGGTAAAGCGCCGAGTTGGTATGGCGGCAGAACGCAATCAACCGTTTGGCGTGCTGGTTTACTTGAAGATGTTCCTGAACCATCCACTGTATGGGAAGTAAGCCGTGGAAACATAAATAATTATGTCCACCCTACACAGAAGCCTTTGGAGCTTATCGCGATTCCCCTTGTGAACAGTAGTAAGAAAGGAGATATTGTTGTTGATTTATTCGGCGGCAGCGGATCCACTCTTATGACCTGTGAACAAACTGATAGGGAGTGTCGAACGCTAGAGCTTGATCCTGTATTTTGCGATGTCATAAAACGACGCTTCTATGAATCTGCAGGAATAGAGCCGGTCTTGGTTAACGGATAA
- the terS gene encoding phage terminase small subunit encodes MPDWNEIRQEWETSKITLKALAEKYGVKIGTLKSRRSREKWSRDSPLKKDASVNERDATPADRDATPRMGPPTGNKNAVGNRGGAPKGNQRAAGNRGGRPAYGNKNAVTTGEYETIMWDFLDEDEKELFDSIETDPLYQIDITIRELSLRQRRMMKRIREIEDGLSEKGRRVLQELKNSKDVHLVEKDGVSRKVPINRSALVVTQVEENQFRKIDDLLSIEEALTRITNQLVRSVKQKHDMEKAYLEHPLKLDQLRAGIDRVKAETEILNGEKGNGGADDWVNVLKEVAEKRRAVQVNRDE; translated from the coding sequence ATGCCGGATTGGAATGAAATAAGGCAAGAGTGGGAAACCAGCAAAATCACTCTTAAGGCTTTGGCAGAAAAGTACGGAGTGAAAATCGGGACGCTGAAAAGCAGAAGAAGCCGCGAGAAGTGGTCGCGTGATTCCCCGTTAAAAAAAGATGCATCCGTTAATGAAAGGGATGCAACCCCTGCTGATAGGGATGCAACCCCAAGAATGGGCCCTCCGACAGGCAACAAGAATGCAGTTGGCAATCGCGGCGGAGCGCCAAAAGGAAATCAGAGGGCTGCGGGTAACCGTGGAGGTAGACCGGCATACGGCAATAAAAATGCTGTTACCACCGGCGAATATGAAACGATCATGTGGGACTTTTTAGATGAAGATGAAAAAGAATTATTCGACTCCATCGAGACTGACCCCCTTTATCAAATAGACATAACCATACGGGAGCTCTCATTGAGGCAGCGGCGCATGATGAAAAGAATAAGAGAGATCGAGGACGGATTGAGCGAGAAGGGGCGGCGGGTACTGCAAGAGTTGAAGAACTCGAAGGACGTTCATTTGGTTGAAAAAGACGGTGTGAGCAGAAAAGTCCCCATTAATAGATCCGCTCTTGTCGTGACGCAAGTCGAGGAAAATCAATTCCGAAAAATAGACGATCTATTGAGTATTGAAGAGGCGTTAACCAGGATAACTAACCAGCTTGTTCGATCCGTCAAGCAGAAGCATGATATGGAGAAAGCCTATTTGGAACATCCATTGAAATTGGATCAGCTGCGTGCTGGTATTGACAGGGTGAAGGCTGAGACGGAAATCCTGAATGGTGAGAAGGGTAACGGCGGCGCCGATGATTGGGTGAACGTGTTAAAAGAAGTGGCTGAAAAGCGTCGTGCAGTCCAGGTGAATCGCGATGAGTAA
- a CDS encoding phage portal protein, whose amino-acid sequence MAEWIDRAVGEMSKMRDSFRGRFGWGTTTGTLGGGYKLDSSRVDYELAKALYYNTQDEYKLGAGFAKIIINNAVSFMGVPSFKSGDKEAHAVLEKFFLSNQSNMQKTTRNGLRDGDCFVWITREDVKDMTLYPEEKTRLIYNVLPPGQVKEIKRDPLTGDVEEYVLVSIHEWEDDRKNKKKGTITQRIRRREKIIEVEGDRPPDVEVGAHPTPWDFIPIIHFKNEGDEGVFGQSDLEAVEPYLKAYHDVLLHAMKGSKMHSTPRLKLSLKDVRSFLLNNFGVTDPKQFAKDGGEINLDGHELIMLTDGETAEFIEARSTTGDGKALLKLLFYCIVDASETPEFVFGVHTPSSLSSVKEQMPILIRSIERKREHFVDSWQRLARIVLAMTAHSENKHFETFATDVKWANIDARTGEEISAELLNIVNALVAAVSNNLASDEAAVNYLARHINTMNEWEVDEGESEQDRITKSRLNRLRMPDTEDLEEQLKIINRQLGKGDG is encoded by the coding sequence ATGGCTGAATGGATTGATCGGGCTGTCGGGGAAATGTCAAAGATGCGTGATAGCTTTCGCGGTCGTTTCGGATGGGGAACAACTACCGGAACGCTCGGCGGGGGTTACAAACTCGACAGTTCGCGTGTTGATTATGAATTAGCGAAGGCGCTCTATTACAATACCCAGGATGAATATAAGCTCGGCGCCGGCTTTGCCAAGATCATTATTAATAACGCGGTCAGCTTCATGGGTGTCCCTTCGTTTAAAAGCGGCGACAAAGAAGCGCATGCCGTATTGGAAAAGTTCTTTTTGTCCAATCAATCCAATATGCAAAAAACCACAAGAAACGGCCTTCGCGATGGCGATTGTTTCGTTTGGATCACTCGTGAAGATGTGAAGGACATGACTCTTTATCCTGAAGAAAAGACCCGTTTGATTTACAACGTCCTTCCTCCTGGGCAAGTGAAGGAAATTAAAAGAGATCCATTGACCGGCGATGTAGAGGAGTACGTGCTGGTCTCCATTCACGAATGGGAAGATGATCGCAAAAACAAGAAAAAAGGAACGATTACGCAACGGATCCGGCGGAGAGAGAAAATTATCGAGGTTGAAGGGGACAGACCTCCCGATGTCGAGGTCGGCGCTCATCCAACGCCTTGGGATTTTATCCCGATTATTCATTTTAAAAATGAGGGGGATGAAGGAGTCTTCGGCCAGTCAGACCTGGAGGCAGTTGAGCCATACCTGAAGGCCTATCATGATGTCCTGTTGCACGCGATGAAGGGGTCTAAGATGCACAGCACGCCTCGCTTGAAGTTGTCGTTAAAAGATGTGAGGTCTTTCTTGCTCAATAACTTCGGCGTGACGGATCCTAAGCAGTTCGCTAAAGATGGCGGCGAGATCAATCTTGATGGCCACGAGCTCATTATGCTTACTGATGGGGAAACGGCGGAATTCATTGAAGCGAGATCAACAACCGGCGACGGTAAGGCGCTGCTGAAGCTCCTGTTTTATTGTATTGTCGATGCTTCAGAAACTCCGGAGTTTGTATTCGGTGTCCATACACCTTCCAGTTTGTCTTCAGTTAAAGAGCAAATGCCCATCTTGATCCGTTCAATTGAGCGTAAGAGGGAGCACTTTGTTGATAGTTGGCAGCGTCTGGCTCGGATCGTCTTGGCTATGACAGCTCACTCGGAGAATAAGCACTTCGAGACGTTTGCCACGGATGTTAAGTGGGCTAATATTGACGCGAGAACCGGCGAGGAGATTAGTGCTGAGTTGCTGAACATTGTGAATGCGCTTGTTGCTGCAGTTAGCAATAACTTGGCCAGTGACGAGGCTGCCGTTAACTACCTGGCCCGACATATCAACACCATGAATGAATGGGAAGTTGATGAGGGGGAGAGTGAGCAAGACCGAATCACGAAGTCTCGCTTAAATAGGTTGCGTATGCCGGATACCGAAGATCTCGAAGAGCAGTTGAAGATTATTAATCGGCAGCTCGGGAAGGGTGATGGCTGA